AATACCAGCCCCGGCGGAACCATGGCGGTGATGCGGGCGGCAACCTCCACAAAGCCCCGGCGGGAGGAAACCCTGACCCGGTCTCCGTCGCAAATGCCCAGCTTTTCGGCGTCGGCACAGTTGATCTCCAGGTACTCGCTGGGGTAGAAGACCTCCAGGGCCCCGGTGCGGTGGGTCATCGTGCCGGTATGGTAGTGGTATCTCCTGCGGCCGGTGCTTAAGACAAACGGGTACTCCGCGTCAGGCAGTTCGTCCGGCGGAACATGCTCCACCGGGTGGAACTTGCCCAGCCCCCTGACGAACTTGCCCGCGTGCAGGAACCTGGTGCCGGGATGGTCTGGCGCCGGGCAGGGCCACTGCAGGCTCCCCTGCTCCAGCCTGGCATAAGAAATGCCGGCATAGGAGGGGGTTACCTTCCTCATTTCGTCGAATATTTCCTCGGCCGAATTATATTTCATGGGGTAGCCCATGGCTGTTGAAACCATGCAGATTATCTCCCAGTCGGCCTTTGCGCTTCCCGGCGGCTCTACGGCCTTGCGCACCCTCTGGACACGGCGCTCGGTATTGCTGAAGGTGCCGTCCTTCTCGGCAAAGCTCGCGGCGGGAAGAACCACGTCGGCAAGCTGCGCCGTCTCGGTCAGGAAAATGTCCTGCACTACCAGGAAGTCCAGGTCTTTAAGGGAATGGACGGCGTGACCGGCATCGGGATCGGACAGCACCGGGTTTTCGCCCATAATATACAGACCCTTGATCTTCTTCCCGCATTCCTCGATGATTTCACCCACGGTCAGGCCGGGACCGGCGGGCAGTTCCTGCACTCCCCACGCCGCCGCAAACTTGGCCCTGTTCGCTTCATTGGCCACGGGCTGGTAGGCGGGGAAGAAAGCCGGAAGCGCGCCCATGTCGCAGGCTCCCTGGACGTTGTTCTGGCCGCGCAGCGGGTTGATGCCGCTGGACTCCTTGCCGATCTGGCCGCAGAGCATGGCCAGGTTGGCGGCCGCAAAAACGTTGTGGGTGCCGCAGATGTGCTGGGTCAGGCCCATGGTGTAAAGGATGGTGGCATTCTTGGCGCCGGCGTAGCCGCGGGCCACCGCCTTAATCATTTCGGCAGGCACGCCGGTAATGCCTTCAACGAAATCCGGAGTATATTTGGCAACCGTTTCTTTCAGCGCCTCGAAGTCCTCGGTGCGCTGCCCGACAAATTCCCTGTTCCAGAGCTCCTCGGCAATTATCACGTTGGCCAGGCCGTTCAAAAGGGCAATATCCGTCCCCGGCTTGATTTGCAGGTGGTAATGGGCCAGCTCTGCCATTTCCGTCCGGCGCGGGTCGACCACGGCGAGGATGGCCCCGTTCCGCAGGGCTTTTTTAACCTGAATGCCGATGACCGGGTGGCCTTCGGTGGTGTT
The window above is part of the Pelotomaculum thermopropionicum SI genome. Proteins encoded here:
- a CDS encoding hypothetical formate dehydrogenase (containing partial COG3383, Uncharacterized anaerobic dehydrogenase) codes for the protein MTNSIGEIAGADFILATGTNTTEGHPVIGIQVKKALRNGAILAVVDPRRTEMAELAHYHLQIKPGTDIALLNGLANVIIAEELWNREFVGQRTEDFEALKETVAKYTPDFVEGITGVPAEMIKAVARGYAGAKNATILYTMGLTQHICGTHNVFAAANLAMLCGQIGKESSGINPLRGQNNVQGACDMGALPAFFPAYQPVANEANRAKFAAAWGVQELPAGPGLTVGEIIEECGKKIKGLYIMGENPVLSDPDAGHAVHSLKDLDFLVVQDIFLTETAQLADVVLPAASFAEKDGTFSNTERRVQRVRKAVEPPGSAKADWEIICMVSTAMGYPMKYNSAEEIFDEMRKVTPSYAGISYARLEQGSLQWPCPAPDHPGTRFLHAGKFVRGLGKFHPVEHVPPDELPDAEYPFVLSTGRRRYHYHTGTMTHRTGALEVFYPSEYLEINCADAEKLGICDGDRVRVSSRRGFVEVAARITAMVPPGLVFTSFQYPDVPINRVTNPARDPIAKIPEYKVCAVKIEKVG